In Hyphomicrobiaceae bacterium, the following are encoded in one genomic region:
- a CDS encoding ABC transporter transmembrane domain-containing protein has translation MSRRSRRRSAEANSQLEGAPSSRQSLRPLLQLKPILMSHKGMLAGAAIALVVSAAAMLVVPLAVRRMIDHGFGGHDGDLINSYFLTLIGIGAVLALASASRFYCVNWLGERVVADLRAKTFAHLASLGPAFFDKSHSGEMMSRLTADTTQMKAAAGTALSQFARNAIMLIGALIMMFVTSPKLSGLVLIAIPLIVLPLVGFGRMVRSLSRQAQDSLASASAYASENLAAHRTMQSFTNEPQVSDRYARAVEHSFNDARQRHVARALLTALAIFLTVASVTAVLWYGASSVIAGDMTGGRLGQFVLYALFAAGALAELSEVWGEMSQAAGAADRIMEILAEEPTIRSPKNPIALPEPPLGTVAFQNVSFHYPNRAEVSALHDINLKVARGETVAVVGPSGAGKTTLFNLLLRFYDPISGTVLVDGVDVSKADLQKVRARISVVPQDVALFADTVAENIRYGSPSATLSEIRRAAEAAQADEFIRALPDAYETKLGERGITLSGGQRQRIAIARAILRNAPILLLDEATSALDAESEGAVQRALEGVMQDRTTLVIAHRLATVQKADRIIVLEEGRIAETGTHAELLRKGGTYARLAQLQFGREAAE, from the coding sequence CTCTGGCGGTGCGCCGGATGATCGACCACGGTTTTGGCGGTCACGATGGCGATCTGATAAACAGCTACTTCCTCACGCTGATCGGAATCGGCGCTGTGCTGGCGCTGGCATCGGCCTCTCGCTTCTATTGCGTGAATTGGCTGGGCGAACGGGTTGTGGCGGACCTGCGCGCCAAGACCTTTGCCCATCTTGCCTCCTTGGGCCCCGCCTTTTTCGACAAGAGTCACTCCGGCGAGATGATGAGCCGGCTTACGGCCGACACCACCCAGATGAAGGCGGCCGCTGGCACAGCGCTGTCGCAGTTCGCTCGCAATGCGATCATGCTGATTGGCGCGCTGATCATGATGTTCGTGACGAGCCCGAAACTGTCCGGACTTGTCCTGATCGCAATTCCGTTGATCGTGCTGCCGCTCGTCGGTTTCGGGCGGATGGTGCGCAGCTTGTCCCGGCAGGCTCAAGATAGTCTCGCCTCGGCCTCGGCCTATGCATCCGAGAACCTTGCCGCGCACCGCACGATGCAATCTTTCACCAACGAGCCGCAGGTTTCCGACCGGTACGCCCGAGCAGTGGAGCACTCATTCAACGATGCCCGCCAGCGCCATGTCGCGCGTGCATTGCTCACCGCTCTCGCCATCTTCCTGACGGTCGCAAGCGTCACGGCCGTGCTTTGGTACGGTGCGTCTTCCGTTATTGCAGGTGACATGACGGGCGGACGTTTGGGCCAGTTCGTGCTCTACGCACTGTTTGCGGCCGGCGCACTGGCGGAGCTTTCTGAAGTTTGGGGCGAGATGAGCCAGGCGGCGGGCGCAGCGGACCGCATTATGGAGATCCTGGCCGAGGAGCCCACCATTCGCTCGCCGAAGAACCCGATTGCGTTGCCCGAGCCACCGCTCGGCACGGTCGCGTTCCAGAATGTCAGCTTCCACTATCCTAATCGGGCCGAAGTTTCGGCGTTGCACGACATAAACCTCAAGGTGGCGCGTGGCGAAACGGTTGCCGTCGTGGGGCCGTCGGGAGCGGGTAAAACCACGCTCTTCAACTTGCTGCTGCGCTTCTACGATCCGATTTCAGGCACTGTGCTGGTTGACGGCGTAGATGTCTCCAAGGCGGATCTGCAGAAGGTGCGTGCGCGCATCTCGGTAGTGCCGCAGGATGTGGCGTTGTTTGCGGATACGGTCGCTGAAAACATCCGCTATGGCTCGCCATCGGCGACCCTCAGCGAAATCCGCCGCGCCGCCGAGGCTGCACAGGCCGATGAGTTCATTCGTGCGCTGCCTGATGCCTATGAGACAAAGCTTGGCGAGCGCGGCATCACGCTGTCTGGGGGCCAGCGCCAGCGCATCGCCATCGCACGCGCCATCCTGCGCAACGCGCCAATTCTGCTGCTCGATGAAGCCACGAGTGCGCTGGATGCGGAGAGCGAAGGCGCGGTCCAACGTGCGCTTGAAGGTGTCATGCAGGATCGCACGACGCTCGTCATTGCCCATCGGCTTGCGACTGTGCAGAAGGCCGATCGCATCATCGTGCTGGAGGAAGGGCGGATCGCGGAAACAGGCACCCATGCGGAACTTCTGCGCAAGGGGGGCACCTATGCGAGATTGGCCCAGCTGCAGTTTGGGCGTGAGGCCGCCGAGTAG